A portion of the Candidatus Hinthialibacter antarcticus genome contains these proteins:
- a CDS encoding type II secretion system F family protein, which yields MARYQWEHLILFVEQLSAAARLNLPLDKAIRVMSQETSDKNWRSAQEKIAELVRLGSPLSEALGNYPRFFPAPLQRMVKAAEQGQALPAMLRNSGRYLTFAREMQHRLQKCMIYPFLIWTVLLVDMAVVMLLVAPNYEKITAMSGQQASYVGQTIIQYGPVMATVVMGMLFYLAWLVVGSLGSLAEHRSGGSSFGETLAMRLPFLSAVQRHAKAGEVCEMLGVLTGAGRSGREAVAITKQAVENPALHQALDEVDAAIASGQDFEPQDPHTLVPPATLWMLAQTGGGEELAETLERLAQHHHRQMDLTASFVREFMEPVLLLAVAVMVTLMLLVFYLPLVNFIIPLITTTFTITS from the coding sequence ACCTTCCGCTCGATAAGGCGATCAGGGTCATGAGCCAGGAGACCTCCGACAAAAACTGGCGCTCGGCGCAAGAAAAAATCGCGGAGTTGGTGCGGCTGGGTTCGCCGTTGTCGGAGGCGCTGGGCAATTATCCGCGTTTCTTTCCGGCGCCGTTGCAGCGCATGGTGAAGGCCGCCGAACAAGGCCAGGCGTTGCCCGCTATGTTGCGCAACTCAGGGCGCTATTTGACCTTCGCCCGCGAGATGCAACACCGCCTGCAAAAGTGCATGATCTATCCGTTTTTGATCTGGACGGTGTTGTTGGTCGATATGGCGGTGGTGATGTTATTGGTCGCGCCCAATTACGAAAAAATCACCGCAATGAGCGGGCAACAGGCGTCGTATGTCGGCCAAACTATAATTCAATACGGTCCCGTGATGGCGACCGTGGTAATGGGGATGTTGTTTTATCTGGCGTGGCTGGTGGTCGGCAGCCTGGGGTCGTTGGCGGAACATCGTTCCGGCGGCTCTTCGTTTGGTGAGACGCTGGCGATGCGCTTGCCGTTTCTCAGCGCGGTTCAGCGCCACGCCAAAGCGGGCGAAGTCTGTGAAATGCTCGGCGTGTTGACGGGAGCGGGGCGCAGCGGACGCGAAGCGGTTGCGATCACCAAGCAGGCGGTCGAAAACCCTGCGCTTCATCAGGCGCTGGATGAGGTTGACGCCGCGATTGCGTCGGGGCAGGATTTCGAGCCGCAAGACCCTCACACGTTAGTCCCGCCCGCGACCTTGTGGATGTTGGCGCAAACCGGCGGCGGCGAAGAACTCGCCGAAACGCTCGAACGCCTGGCGCAACACCATCACCGCCAAATGGATCTGACCGCGAGTTTCGTCCGGGAATTTATGGAGCCAGTCTTGTTGTTGGCGGTCGCCGTCATGGTGACGCTGATGTTGTTGGTGTTTTATTTGCCGCTGGTGAATTTCATTATCCCGTTAATCACGACGACGTTCACCATCACCAGCTAA